Proteins from a single region of Juglans microcarpa x Juglans regia isolate MS1-56 chromosome 5S, Jm3101_v1.0, whole genome shotgun sequence:
- the LOC121268034 gene encoding MDIS1-interacting receptor like kinase 2-like: MYEEIIRATKTFNDIYCIGKGGYGTTYQAKLSSGEMVAVKKLHQLLDDEKRSRKAFLNEIKALTKVRHRNIIKLHGFCSHARHSFLVYEYLEIGSLARMLEIEEYAKDFDWSKRLNIVKGVAYALSYMHHDCSPPIIHRDIKSNNILLDSQYEAHVSDFGTAKILELDSSNWTSLAGTYGYIAPELAYTMKITEKCDVYSFGVLSLEVIMGKYPGDFIFSLKSSPSVEMGIQLKDVLDQRLQFPTSQVEAELIRVAGIATKCLNDLPESRPTMHMISKVLAMAKPQAAISS, encoded by the exons ATGTATGAAGAGATCATAAGAGCAACCAAAACGTTCAATGACATatattgcattgggaagggaggATATGGAACAACATATCAAGCAAAATTGTCATCTGGTGAAATGGTAGCTGTGAAGAAACTCCACCAACTACTTGACGATGAGAAAAGATCTCGAAAGGCATTCTTAAATGAGATAAAGGCATTAACAAAAGTACGACATCGAAATATCATCAAACTTCATGGCTTCTGTTCGCATGCTCGACATTCGTTTTTGGTTTACGAATATCTAGAAATTGGTAGTTTGGCAAGAATGTTGGAGATTGAAGAATATGCTAAAGACTTTGATTGGAGTAAGCGATTGAATATTGTCAAAGGTGTGGCTTATGCCTTGTCTTACATGCACCATGATTGCTCACCACCAATAATTCATCGGGATATCAAAAGTAACAACATCTTGTTGGATTCTCAATACGAGGCCCATGTTTCAGATTTTGGTACTGCTAAGATTTTGGAGCTAGATTCATCCAATTGGACTTCCCTTGCAGGCACATACGGATATATAGCACCAG aACTTGCTTATACAATGAAGATAACCGAGAAATGTGATGTATATAGCTTTGGTGTGTTGTCATTAGAAGTGATAATGGGAAAGTATCCGGGTGATTTCATCTTCTCACTTAAGTCATCTCCATCAGTTGAGATGGGCATTCAACTGAAAGATGTGTTGGACCAACGCCTTCAATTTCCAACATCCCAAGTTGAGGCCGAGCTCATTAGGGTTGCAGGGATTGCTACTAAATGCTTAAATGACCTTCCAGAATCCAGGCCGACTATGCACATGATTTCTAAAGTATTAGCAATGGCCAAGCCCCAAGCTGCAATCTCCAGCTAG
- the LOC121267927 gene encoding MDIS1-interacting receptor like kinase 2-like, whose protein sequence is MAASTFKKVCTLLSFFLFVHHVVLLSTVASVAEATALLKWKNTLSNETQSRLHSWTSLPNASANLNHSTDPCTWFGISCNPAGSVVRMNLTRSGLQGTLHGFSFLSFPNLAYLDLSGNALFRDIPHQSSYLSKLIYLDLYFNQFSGKIPPEISCLNSLTILSLSKNRLEGPIPTSFGNLRNLTYLYLWGNKLSNSIPEEISHLNSLAFLDLSENHLEGPIPTSLENLRNLASLNLFQNQLSGSIHEELGHLNSLTLLDLSQNHLEGPIPTSLGNLRNLTLLYLWKNKLSGSIPEELGHLNSLVLLDLSDNLLEGPIPTSLGNLRNVTVLNLFQNQFSGSIPEEICRLNSLTTLGLAENQLQGPIPRSFANLSNLQNLYLRKNRLSGPIPQGIGGSINMVSLQLSENQFTGSLPESICHGGSLQHFSIINNGFRGRVPQSLKNCTSLVRVFLNGNKLTGDISQVFGAYPNLFIIDLSHNHFYGTISSNWGRSLKLGTLKMSGNNISGRIPPEIGNNIQLHVLDFSLNHIVGAIPKEIGKLTSLTKLWLNGNHLSGVIPIEFESLTNLEFLDISSNKLFKSLPRNLGNGFSKLNYLNLSHNNFSEELPILLMSLFHLSKLDLSYNSFTGEIPSEISKMQSLEKLNLSHNHLSGIIPTTYEEMRGLLHVDVSYNELHGLIPNNKAFLDAPLEALQDNKGLCEERKIEIPN, encoded by the exons ATGGCAGCATCAACCTTCAAGAAAGTATGCACcctactctcttttttcttgttcgTTCATCATGTGGTTTTATTATCAACTGTTGCATCTGTTGCAGAAGCTACTGCTCTTCTCAAATGGAAAAATACTCTTTCAAACGAAACCCAATCTCGCCTTCATTCATGGACTTCTCTTCCCAATGCTTCTGCAAATTTAAACCACAGTACAGATCCCTGCACTTGGTTTGGTATTTCTTGCAACCCTGCTGGAAGTGTTGTCAGAATGAACCTTACTAGGTCTGGCTTACAAGGTACActtcatggattttcttttttgtcttttccaaATCTTGCATATCTTGATCTCTCTGGGAATGCTTTATTTCGGGACATTCCGCATCAAAGTAGCTACCTGTCTAAACTCATCTATCTTGATTTGTACTTTAACCAATTCTCAGGAAAAATCCCACCGGAAATAAGTTGCCTAAATTCTCTAACCATACTTTCTCTTTCCAAAAACCGTTTAGAAGGTCCCATTCCTACTTCttttggaaatttgagaaatctAACATATCTATATCTTTGGGGAAATAAACTTTCTAACTCCATTCCTGAAGAAATAAGTCACCTAAATTCTCTAGCCTTTCTTGATCTTTCCGAAAACCATTTAGAAGGTCCCATCCCTACTTCtctagaaaatttgagaaatcttGCTTCTCTTAATCTCTTTCAAAATCAACTTTCTGGCTCCATTCATGAAGAACTAGGTCACCTAAACTCTCTAACCTTGCTTGATCTTTCTCAAAACCATTTAGAAGGTCCGATCCCTACTTCTTTAGGAAATTTGAGAAATCTTACCCTTCTGTATCTCTGGAAAAATAAACTTTCTGGCTCCATTCCTGAAGAACTAGGTCACCTAAATTCTCTAGTCTTGCTTGATCTTTCCGACAACCTTTTAGAAGGTCCCATCCCTACTTCTTtaggaaatttgagaaatgttaCTGTTCTCAACCTCtttcaaaatcaattttctgGCTCCATTCCTGAAGAAATATGCCGCCTAAATTCTCTAACCACTCTTGGGCTTGCCGAAAACCAACTCCAAGGTCCAATTCCCCGTTCGTTTGCTAATTTGAGcaatttacaaaatttgtatCTTCGTAAAAACCGACTTTCTGGTCCCATCCCACAAGGAATCGGGGGTTCCATAAACATGGTAAGTTTGCAACTTAGTGAAAACCAATTTACCGGCTCCTTGCCCGAAAGTATTTGTCATGGTGGTTCACTTCAGCATTTTTCAATAATCAACAATGGTTTCAGAGGTCGAGTTCCGCAAAGCCTAAAAAATTGCACGAGCTTAGTGAGAGTCTTCTTGAATGGAAACAAACTCACTGGAGATATATCTCAAGTCTTTGGTGCCTATCCAAACTTGTTCATCATAGATCTAAGCCACAATCACTTTTATGGCACGATCTCAAGTAATTGGGGGCGAAGTCTAAAATTAGGGACTCTAAAAATGAGTGGGAACAACATCAGTGGCAGAATACCACCGGAGATTGGAAACAACATTCAACTACATGTgcttgatttttctttaaatcatATAGTCGGGGCAATTCCGAAGGAAATCGGAAAGTTGACTTCTCTAACGAAGTTGTGGTTGAATGGAAATCATCTCTCTGGTGTTATACCTATAGAATTCGAGTCATTGACCAATCTCGAATTTCTAGATATATCCTCGAACAAATTGTTCAAGTCACTTCCACGTAATCTTGGGAACGGCTTCTCAAAATTGAACTACTTGAATTTAAGCCATAACAATTTTAGTGAAGAACTTCCCATCTTGCTTATGAGCTTATTTCATCTCTCCAAACTAGATTTAAGCTATAACTCTTTCACTGGAGAGATACCGTCAGAAATCAGCAAAATGCAAAGCTTGGAGAAGCTCAATCTCTCTCACAATCATCTTTCTGGCATTATTCCGACTACCTATGAAGAAATGCGTGGCTTGTTGCATGTTGACGTATCCTACAATGAGTTACACGGCCTCATTCCCAACAACAAAGCATTTTTAGATGCTCCATTGGAAGCCTTGCAAGATAACAAGGGATTGTGCG aagaaagaaagatcgAGATCCCCAATTAG
- the LOC121268018 gene encoding uncharacterized protein LOC121268018 yields MPSSSLVLPQRCFSPLVGARFSLLCLLPRSTRSLLLFKPTKAPISARFFVRMSSSASSWTSANNPMCTCGKPAKLRISNTPRNLGRSFCGCPNYNTKDYHTVAISNGQIAVRKEKKIL; encoded by the exons ATGCCCTCTTCTTCTCTGGTTTTGCCCCAGCGCTGCTTCTCACCTCTGGTTGGAGCCCGCTTCTCTCTTCTCTGTCTTTTGCCCCGAAGCACACGCAGTCTGCTTCTCTTCAAGCCGACGAAAGCTCCCATTTC AGCCCGCTTCTTCGTTAGGATGTCATCGTCAGCTTCTTCATGGACTTCGGCGAACAACCCAATGTGCACCTGTGGGAAGCCCGCAAAACTTAGAATATCGAATACGCCAAGAAATCTGGGCCGATCATTTTGTGGGTGTCCAAACTACAATACGaag GATTACCACACTGTAGCAATTTCAAATGGGCAAATCGCagtgaggaaagagaaaaagatctTATGA